Proteins from one Paenibacillus amylolyticus genomic window:
- a CDS encoding response regulator, which translates to MYRVLLVDDEEDVREGLVVEVDWEALDLRIVGLAENGREALEMAERVEPDIVVTDISMPFMNGLELAQRLRKRNPLVKVVILTGYDEFDYARQAISLSVDEYLLKPFSAAHLTELLARLRAQMAAEVAEREDVQQLRQHYHTSLPLLQADLMATLLHRQKSATYIHSKARQCGLDLTGERYGVSVLTLHMEGDVQKENPEGAFNHSSQRNNQATSGEADQSEILVPGGSLRQSEDAELKRFAAFNIAAEVWSEHGAGHAFMHQETIVLLYIDRSGGTNGAKRQQKALENVMRSINHYLRIPATVGSGQIVDTLADVNQAYEDALLALDYRLVPGTDSIIYIADVERQTAGKLRFDELKQQTLTRCLKAGTQVELEEALALIFREITVEHGRSDIQLYLIEMLTTVWKAAQASGEAMEDIFGAGFQLYADLFRLPGLAEAQKKVREVCLLVQHRIASGRQHVYKDIVEQALVFTKEHYADPDLSIQKVCGHLHISSGYFCGIFKKEVQLTFLQYLMQIRMEAARELLRSTELKSFEIAEQVGFAEPNYFSFCFKKHIGVSPKEYRKQASQAAHEGSIR; encoded by the coding sequence GTGTACCGGGTACTGCTGGTGGATGATGAAGAAGATGTACGTGAAGGACTCGTTGTCGAGGTTGATTGGGAAGCGCTCGATCTGCGGATTGTCGGTTTGGCTGAGAATGGACGGGAAGCATTGGAGATGGCGGAGCGGGTAGAGCCGGATATTGTGGTAACCGATATCAGTATGCCATTTATGAACGGTCTGGAACTCGCGCAAAGATTGAGGAAGCGTAATCCACTTGTGAAGGTGGTCATTTTGACTGGATATGATGAATTTGATTATGCGAGACAGGCCATCTCGCTAAGTGTGGATGAATATCTGTTGAAGCCGTTCTCTGCAGCGCATCTTACTGAACTGCTCGCCAGATTGCGTGCCCAGATGGCAGCTGAAGTGGCCGAGCGTGAAGATGTACAGCAACTCCGTCAACACTATCATACCAGTTTGCCTTTATTACAGGCAGATCTGATGGCGACCCTGCTCCATCGGCAGAAATCCGCGACATATATTCATAGTAAAGCCAGACAATGCGGATTGGATCTGACAGGAGAACGCTATGGGGTATCCGTATTGACACTGCATATGGAGGGAGATGTGCAGAAGGAGAATCCTGAGGGAGCATTCAATCATTCTTCGCAGCGAAATAATCAAGCAACATCTGGGGAAGCGGATCAGTCCGAGATATTGGTTCCTGGAGGTTCCTTGCGACAATCGGAGGATGCTGAACTGAAGCGGTTTGCTGCATTTAACATTGCGGCAGAGGTCTGGTCGGAGCATGGAGCTGGCCATGCCTTTATGCATCAGGAGACGATTGTCCTGCTCTATATCGATCGTTCGGGCGGTACGAATGGAGCGAAGCGGCAACAGAAAGCCTTGGAAAATGTGATGCGCAGCATCAATCACTACTTGCGTATCCCGGCTACGGTGGGATCTGGTCAGATTGTAGATACACTTGCGGATGTGAATCAGGCCTATGAAGATGCCCTGCTCGCCTTGGATTATCGACTTGTGCCCGGGACGGATTCCATCATATACATTGCAGACGTGGAGCGACAGACGGCGGGCAAGCTGCGATTCGACGAGTTGAAGCAGCAGACGCTGACGCGTTGTCTGAAGGCGGGTACACAAGTGGAGCTGGAGGAGGCACTTGCGCTTATTTTTCGGGAAATTACAGTGGAACATGGGCGAAGTGATATACAGCTTTATCTCATTGAAATGTTAACCACCGTATGGAAGGCCGCACAGGCATCAGGAGAAGCGATGGAAGACATCTTTGGTGCAGGGTTCCAATTGTATGCGGATCTGTTTCGACTGCCGGGTCTTGCTGAGGCGCAGAAGAAGGTACGGGAGGTCTGTCTGCTCGTACAACATCGCATTGCCAGTGGTCGCCAGCATGTATACAAGGATATTGTTGAGCAGGCACTGGTCTTTACCAAAGAGCATTATGCCGACCCTGATCTGTCCATTCAGAAGGTGTGCGGACATTTGCATATCAGCTCCGGTTATTTTTGCGGCATTTTCAAAAAAGAAGTGCAGCTCACCTTCCTGCAATACCTGATGCAGATCCGGATGGAGGCAGCCCGTGAACTGCTTCGCTCGACAGAGCTGAAGTCATTTGAGATTGCGGAGCAGGTTGGTTTCGCTGAACCGAACTACTTCAGTTTTTGTTTCAAAAAACATATTGGCGTCTCGCCCAAAGAATATCGTAAACAGGCTTCCCAGGCGGCACATGAAGGTTCAATTCGATGA
- a CDS encoding sensor histidine kinase has translation MGLQLRSRLRSSRVSSIRFIITWSFSVFIVLVLTIMAMLLHDKFTQAAERSAELTTRQIVDQVSYNLEDYVRSMSHLYRAIEEHMLRDGTWEGELVDKQLDTLLSSREDIISITLLDSTGQLLKNRPTAELKPSAHVTQQGWFQSALRVPDHLSFSLPHIQNMYTGPYKWVVSMSKGITIRQNGQDRQVILLVDINFKQMDELSRRVSLGQRGYVYIIDESAGNIVYHPQQQLMYMGLKSENIEQALVASGSYEDEADGQKRLNTVKSVGNIGWKIVGVAYLDEIMTTRQEVNGYLIRVLVVVLVLVILVSLFLSSSLTRPIRRMERKMKAVERGDFNVELPIEGPLEVERLSRRFNLMVNKIRTLMDEIIHEQEQKRRLELEALQAQINPHFLYNTLNSVVRMVGMSRNEEVITMITSLSRLFRISLSQGKTIITIREELEHAQHYLTIQQMRFKRKFNFNIHADETLLECLTLKLVLQPLIENAIVHGIEYHMDEGSIEVDVYREGNKLVFRITDNGVGMTEEQMSGLLSGRPVVKSGAGSGVAVRNVHDRIRLYYGEGYGLEFASELEEGTTVWVRIPIQTEQKEDEPDDGQQDQ, from the coding sequence ATGGGACTTCAATTACGCTCCAGGCTGCGTTCGTCCAGAGTCAGCAGTATCCGGTTTATTATTACGTGGTCCTTCTCCGTCTTCATCGTTCTGGTGCTGACCATCATGGCGATGCTTCTGCATGACAAGTTCACACAGGCTGCCGAGCGCAGTGCGGAATTGACGACGAGACAGATTGTGGATCAGGTCAGTTATAACCTGGAGGATTACGTCCGCAGTATGTCTCATCTCTACCGTGCCATTGAGGAGCACATGCTGCGTGACGGGACATGGGAAGGGGAATTGGTGGACAAACAGCTCGACACATTGCTCAGCAGTCGTGAAGATATCATCTCCATTACCCTGCTTGATTCCACGGGGCAATTGCTCAAAAACCGACCTACAGCCGAATTAAAACCGAGTGCCCATGTGACGCAGCAAGGGTGGTTTCAGTCTGCGCTTCGTGTGCCGGATCACCTGAGTTTCTCGCTGCCTCATATTCAGAACATGTACACAGGCCCATACAAATGGGTCGTTTCCATGAGCAAAGGCATAACGATACGGCAAAATGGTCAGGATCGGCAGGTTATCCTGCTGGTTGATATCAATTTCAAACAGATGGATGAACTGAGCCGCCGGGTCAGTCTGGGGCAACGGGGATACGTCTACATTATCGATGAGAGTGCGGGCAATATCGTGTACCATCCGCAGCAGCAATTGATGTATATGGGACTCAAAAGCGAGAATATCGAACAGGCTTTGGTGGCTTCCGGCAGTTACGAAGATGAGGCAGATGGACAGAAAAGGCTGAATACCGTGAAGTCTGTTGGCAATATTGGATGGAAAATTGTCGGTGTTGCCTATCTGGATGAGATTATGACAACACGTCAGGAAGTGAACGGATATCTCATTCGTGTATTGGTGGTTGTGCTAGTACTGGTCATTCTCGTATCTCTGTTCCTGTCATCCAGTCTGACTCGTCCAATCCGGCGCATGGAGCGCAAGATGAAGGCCGTGGAGCGCGGGGATTTCAACGTCGAGTTGCCTATTGAAGGACCGCTCGAGGTGGAACGATTATCGCGTCGCTTCAACCTGATGGTCAATAAAATCCGAACTCTGATGGATGAGATTATCCATGAACAGGAACAGAAGCGGCGTCTGGAGCTGGAAGCCTTGCAGGCCCAGATTAATCCGCATTTTCTATACAACACCCTGAATTCTGTGGTGCGTATGGTAGGCATGAGCCGCAATGAAGAAGTGATTACGATGATCACGTCACTCTCGCGCCTGTTCCGCATCAGTCTCAGTCAAGGCAAAACCATCATAACGATCAGGGAAGAGCTGGAGCATGCGCAGCATTATTTGACGATTCAGCAGATGAGATTCAAGCGCAAATTCAACTTTAACATCCATGCAGATGAGACACTTCTGGAATGCCTGACATTAAAGCTGGTGCTTCAACCCCTGATTGAGAACGCCATTGTTCATGGCATCGAGTACCATATGGACGAAGGAAGCATTGAAGTCGATGTATATCGTGAGGGCAACAAATTGGTGTTTCGCATTACAGATAACGGGGTCGGCATGACGGAAGAACAGATGTCTGGATTGTTAAGTGGCCGTCCAGTTGTGAAAAGCGGTGCAGGATCAGGTGTCGCGGTACGCAATGTACATGACC